The following is a genomic window from Halobacterium sp. R2-5.
GTCCTTTATACGCCTGCACCGCCAACTTCCCCGCGTTCAAATGTGTGCGTCTACGTCGCCCGGCTCGGGCGAGCCTCACGACCTCCTGCTCGACATCATCGACACGCTGGACGCTCGCGGGCTCGACCCCCGCTCGTTCCAGCTGCACGACTTCGTCGACGTCGACGCCCTGGAGCGACTGATCGCGTCTTCCGAGGGCGACGTCGAGGTACGGTTCACCGTCGAGGGGTTCGACCTCGCGGTGACTTCGAACGGCGTCCGCGTGCTCGACGAGGACTGACGGCGGAGCTATCGACGGCCGCTCTTCTCGGATGCTCGGAGTTTGAGGACGACACGCCTGAGCACGGCTATTCCCGACAGTTCGACGAGCGTCTGCGTCGCGCCGACCGCGGGCGCGAGCGCGTACTCCGAGGGTTGCGCGAGCACGGGCGTCAGTAACGGAACGGTCGGCAGACGCGTACGTTTGCATCTCTTCGGTCCGGACTGTTGTGACGAATCGGGTGAAAAACTGGACGGGTTTTCCGCGGGCGGCCCGAACGGGGAGTGTGGAGTACGAGATTAGCGCCGACGAGTCGGTGAGTGTTGCCGTGGTGCGCGCGGTGAGTGCGGTCCGCGGCATGAAGCCGGACACGCTCCCGGCGCTGGGGAACGTGCTCGACACGGACGCCCTGGACGTCATGTTCGGGCCGCAGAACGACGGCACGCCGCGCACTGGCGGCCGCGTGTCGTTCGTCTACGGCGACTGTCGCGTCGCAGTCGAGCACGGCGAGTACCTCTCGCTGGAACCGCTCGACGCCGCGGTCGGCCGCGAGCGAAACCCCGAGCGCTCGGAGGACGGACACACCTGACTCGGAGCGGCCTACCGCCCGGGGTCGTGTTCGAGCAACAGCCCCTGCGCCATGAGCCGCCGCGCGATGACGACGAGGCCGTTGCCGAACCCCTTGCCGAAGATAGCCTGCTCGTCTTTCGACTCGGGCATGATCGAGCTCAACAGAATCGTCGAACGGTCGACGAGCAGGAGGCGGCCGATAGCCGTGTCGCCCTCGGCCGCGTTCTCGCCGTGCAGCCACTCGAGCCCGGAGCGGAACGTCGTGGCGTTCGGGATCTCGTCCCGAATCCGGTCCTCCAGCGGCTCCGTCAGCGCGCCGACGAGCAGTTCGATGCTCGGATCGAGCTCGTTGAGCACGGCGACGAGGTCGTCTGTCAGCAGCTTCTCGTCGCCGAGGACGAGCACTACCTCGTCGGTCGCCTCCGCGATGAGGTCGTTCGAGCGGTTCTCGACGCTGTCTCTGCCGGACAACGCCCACACCTGCTGGCTGGGCTCGCTCTCGTCCTCCTCGACGATGTCCATGGTTTCGAGGGTGTCTTCGAGGCGCTCGACGCGGTCCTCGTACTGGTCGCGCAGCGTCTCCATCGCCTCGGACAGCGGCACCGCGCGGAACCGCTGCGGGCTGGAGTGCTGGACCTCGACCAGCCCCTGTGCTTCCAGCACTCGTATCGCGTCGTAGACCCGCGTCCGTGGGACTTCCGTCGTATCGCTGAGTTTCTTCGCGGTGCCCGTGTTCAGCCGCGTGAGTCCGACGAAGCACCGCGCCTCGTACTCTTTCAGTCCGAGTTGCTGGAGGAGTTCGATCGCCTCCTCCGAGTTTTCTGTTTTGCTCATGTGTCCTGGCCCCCGGCACAACCCGGGTTCTCACTAGTCGTTGAGCCCGGGAACGGATAGGTATTGTCACGGGTACAATCACAGAGGGAGTGGGCGAGATGTAGAATACACCATCTTCGGGAGTCCTGTACGGCGGATTGTTCTCGCCTATATCGTACTGTTGTGATTAGAGTGACTATAGAACGGAGGGGACTCTGGTGCACGCCGGGCCGAGGAACGCCGATTCAGTTTGTTTACCCACTTAATCACAAAAGAGATAATGGTGCGTGGCGGATAGGGGTACCCACTCGTAGGCGGCATCGGGCGGCAACTCGGCCGTAGCGTCCGACCGCACGCCGGCAGCCACACCACAGATGAGCGAGAACACAACCGAGGACCACCGGTCCGTCGCAATCGAGCAGCTAGAACGCTTCGGGCTGAGCACGTACGCCGCGCGCACGTTCGTCGCGCTCTCCAGTCTCGGCACGGGCACCGCGAGAGACGTGAGTCAGGTCGCGGAGGTACCCCGGACCCGAGTGTACGACGCCGTCGAGGAGCTCCACGAGCAGGGACTCGTCGACGTCCAGGAGTCCTCGCCGAAGGAGTTCTGGGCCATCTCCGCGGAGACGACCAGCCGGTCGCTGGAGAACGACTACCGCCACCACGCAGACCAGTTACGGACCGCGCTGTCCGAACTCGAACCCGAACGGCGCCACACCGAACAGCGCGGCGTCTGGACCGTCGACGGCCACTCGTCCGTCTCCGACCGGGTGCTGGAGTTCCTCGCCGACGCCGAGGACGAGATCGTCTACATGACCGTCGAGGAACTCCTCACCGACGACATCGTGGACGCGCTGAGCGACGCCTGCGACCGCGGCGTCGACATCAAGCTCGGGGGCGTCTCCCCCGAGGTACAGGAGCGCATCCAGGAGGACATCCCGAACGCGACGATGTTCGAGTCGCTGTGGGTGTGGTCGGACACGCCGGCCGGCCGGCTCATGCTGGTCGACCGGCAGCAGACGCTCGCGAGCGCGCTCGTGGACGACGAGACCGCCGACCCGCGCTCGGAGACGGCCATCTGGGGCGCGGGCGAGAACAACAGCCTCGTCGCGGTGCTGAACGCGATATTCGCGTGGCGCCTCGACGACCTCGCGTAGCCGACGGCTGCGGGGTGACGGAAGCGGAGCAGTCAGTTGTTCGCGGTCGCGGCTTCCTCGGGCAGCGAGTCGAGGACCGCCTCGACAGTGTCGTCGACGCGATAGCGGACTCGCTGTCGGTCGGGGTCGAAGTCGACGACGCCGTGGTCGTCCAGCTTCGGCAGGCAGTGGTGGTAGAGCTGACGGACGACGTCCTCGCGGCCGGCCCCGCGACGCGTGAACGCTTCCTCGCGACGCAGCCGCTCGACGAGCTCGTCGACGGTCGTCTCGGTGTCTGATTCCCGACGTAGCTCCCGGATGACGCGACGCCGGCGCACGTCGGCGACGAGCTCGAGACACGTGTCTAGGCTGTCGTCAGTCATGGTCAGGTACAGGGCGCTGACACTCATCAAGGGCCGACATTTTCACGACGCCGTTCGTTGTTATTATGTGAGTGAAGCGCCGTGCGCCGCCGCGCTCCGCACCGACGCTTAACACGGTTGCCCACCTACTCCGTCGTGTGCCCCGAGAATACGACTCCGAACGAACGGCGTCCCGCGAGGACGCGGCGGCAGTACTGGACGGCGTAGCTGACGGCCTGCGTGCCGGCTTGATACGGCTCGGCGACGGCGCGGACGCGATCACCGTCGACGCGCCCGAGGAACTGGAACTGGAAGTCGAACTGGAGGAAGAGGACGGCGAACTGGGCCTCGAACTCGAACTGGAGTGGCCCGCGCCGGACGGCGAGGGCGCCCCAATCGAAACGGCCGACGACCTGCCCGAAGACGAACGTGACGGGGAAGTGGAAGAACCCGAACTCCCGGTGTCGGTCGGCGCCGCCGATGGCTCGGGAACGCTCGCGCGCTTCGAGGACGTGGCCGGCGAGTGGCGCTGGCGGCTCCGCCACCGCAACGGCAACGTCATCGCCACCGGCGGCGAGGGGTACACTCGCAAGTACAACGCCAGGAAGGGGCTGCGCAGCGTCGTAGCGAACGCACCCGGCGCGGACGTCGTCGACGAGTCGCTGGACTGACGAGAACCCGCGTTAAGCACCGCCTAGGTAGCGATTTTCGCCGCCTCGACCGCCCGACGACGCCGCACGGCCGAGGCCAGCGGAACGCTCAGTAACGACCGTTACGGAGTATATTACATTGGGGGGCCCGCCGTTTTCTACGCGCATCGATGAGCTCGACTGCCGGACGCAGCCAGGGCGAACCGCCGATTACCGCGACCGTCGTCACCTACGAAGACCAGGAAGACGAGTGCACGCTCCACCCCGCGAACCCCGACGAGCACGAGCGCACGACGGCGTGGATCTCGGCGAAGAGCGACTCGTACGTCCCGCTCTCGTCGTGTCGCTGACGCCGCACACGCCGACCGCAGTTACCGCTTCTCTTCTTCGGCGCCGGTAGCCACGCGGAACTCCGCGAGCCACTCCTCGATGTCGTCGGTCGTCGTTACGGGCGGTGAGCATGCGCGCCGACAGACGTAGGCGGCGGGCCCGTCCTCGGCATCCCGCGCCGCCCAGATCGGCGGCGCGTCCGCAATAGCGAGGTCGGCGAGCCACTCGTCCAACTCGGACTCCGTGCGCGGCCGGACGGACAGCAGGCGATGCGGCAGGTAGGCGCCGCCGACCGTCGCGCGCCACGAGTCCGGGAGCCGCTCCGCGGCGGCCGTGACCTCCAGCAGGCCGTGGACTCGGGTGTCTGCAGCGAGCGCGAGGGTCGCGTGACTCGTCGGCGTGTTCTCGACGCGACCGCCGTACCGGTCGAGCATCGCGGCCGCCGCGTCGCCGTACCCCGCCTCGGGGTCGAAGGCGTCCAGCGCGAGCAGCGTCTCCGCGGCGACGCCGACCGGCGACGGCGTCGGGCCGTCCGCGACGTCCTGCGAGCGCACGTCCACGTCCTCGACGGACTCCGGCGTCTGATAGAGCACGCCGGTCTCGGCGTCGTAGCACTCCGCGAGCAGCGCGTCCGCGAGGTCGAGCGCGAACCCGAGGTGCGCGCGGTCGCCGGTCGCCTCGTAGGTCGCGAGCGCGCCCGCCGCGAGGTACGCGTAGTCCTCGGCGTACCCCACGCCGGCGACGTCTCCCCCGATGACGCGCCGCGAGAGCCGCTCGCCGTCCCACAGCGTCTCCCGGACGTACTCGACGGCGTCGGCAGCGCGCTCGGCGTACTGCTCGCCGAGCGCGAGGCCGGCTTCCGCGTACGCCTCCGCCATCAGGCCGTTCCAGCCCGCGAGCACCTTCTCGTCGCGGGCGGGGCGTGGCCGGTCCTCGCGAGCGACGCGTAGGCGCTGTTCGGCGGCCGCGAGCAGGTCGGCGATCTCGTCCTCGGAGCGGTCGAACTCCCCAGCGAGGTCGCTCGGGGTCGCGGAGACGGTGAGCACGGTCTGTCCGTCCTCGAAATTGCCCGCGGCGTCGACGCCGTAGCGCGCGCAGAAGAGGTCCGCGAGCGCGTCGTCGGGCGCGTCGGCGGGCGCCTCGGTGGCGTACTCGCTCACGGCGTCCGCGACTTCCTCGGGCGTCCAGACGTAGAACGCGCCCTCCTCGTGCTCACCGTCCGGCTCCCCGGGCGACGGGCTGCGCGCGTCCAGCGTCGCGTAGAAGCCGCCCTCGGGGTGGCCGAGTTCGCGGTCGACGAACTCCAGGGTCTCCTCGACCACGTCGGCGTACCGCTGGTCGCCGAACAGGCGGTAGCCGTCGACGTAGAGCGCGGCGAGCGCCGCCTGGTCGTACAGCATCTTCTCGAAGTGCGGCACCGTCCAGTCGGCGTCCGTGCAGTAGCGGTGGAAGCCGCCGCCGAGGTGGTCGAACAGGCCGCCGTCGGCCATCGCGTCGAGCGCGTTGCGGGCCGCGCCGCCGTACCGCGTATCGGCCGCCTCTCTCCGGTGGTGCGCTCGCAGCAGCGCGTTCACGCGGCTCGCTTGCGGGAACTTCGGCGCGCGCCCGAACCCGCCGTGGTCCCGGTCGGCGGCGCGAACGAGCGCGTCCGCGGCGTCCAGCAGCGGGCTGTCGTCGCCGCCCTCGATAGGGTCGGGAACGGACTCCAGTTCGCCCCTGGCGGTGCTCATCCACTGGTCGGCCCGATCTTCGAGCTCCTCGCGGTTCTCCTGCCACTCCTCGGTGACGCGCTTCGTCAGCGGGAGGAACCCGGGCTGGTTGCGCTTGGCGTGCTTCGGGAAGTACGTCCCGACGTAGAACGGCTTTTTCTCGGGCGTGAGGAACGCCGACAGCGGCCAGCCGCCGCCACCGCGGACGGCCTGACAGACGGTCATGTACAGCGAGTCGACGTCCGGGCGCTCCTCGCGGTCGACTTTGATGGGGACGAAGTGCTCGTTCAGGACTTCGGCGACCTCGGGGTCGGAGAAGGACTCCTCCTCCATGACGTGACACCAGTGGCACGCCGAGTAGCCGACGGAGAGGAAGATCGGGACGTCGCGCTCGCGGGCGGCCTCGAACGCCTGTTCGTCCCACGGCTGCCAGTTCACGGGGTTGTCGGCGTGCTGGCGGAGGTACGGGCTCGCCGCCTCGTCGAGGCGGTTGCGGGCGGTGGGGTCGCTCATACCGGACGGTCGGGCCGCCGGCGGGTAAAACCCACTCTCGCGGCGACCGCCCGACAGGGAATACACGAACGCGTACAACACCGCCGCCATAGAGGGGAAGATTTACACTTGTTTGCTCACTCTCTGCGAGTATGACAGAACGAGTCCTGCTGGTCGGCGGCGGCGGTCGCGAGCACGCCATCGCCGACGCGCTGGCCGGCGAGTGCGAACTGTACGCGGCCGCGGGCAACCGCAACCCGGGCGTCGCCGAGCTCGCCGACGAGTTCCGCGAGCTCGACACCGAGTCCCCGCAGGCGGTCGTCGCGTACGCCGAGGACGTGGACGCGACGCTCGCCGTCGTCGGTCCGGAGGGACCGCTCGCCGCCGGCGTCGTGGACGCGCTCGACGACGAGGATGTCTACGCGTTCGGCCCGAAGCAGGCCGACGCCCGCATCGAGACGGACAAGACGTTCCAGCGGGAGTTCATGGCCGACCACGACATCCCGGGGCAGGCCGACTTCGAGACGTTCGACGACCCGGACGCAGCCGCCGACTACGTCGAGAGTGTGGACGGCGACGTCGCGGTCAAGCCCGCCGGACTGACGGGCGGGAAGGGCGTCCGCGTCACCGGCGACCAGGTGTCGAAGGCGGAGGCCGCCGACTACGTCCGGTCCTCGGAGCACGACGAGTGGGTCGTCGAGGAGCGCCTCGTCGGCGAGGAAGTCACGGTGCAGGCGTTCGTCGCGAACGGCGACGTCCGCCCGACGCCGGTCGCCCACGACCACGGCCGCGCGCTCGAAGGCGACGAGGGCGCGAACACGGGCGGGATGGGGAGCTACACGGGCCCGGACTGGACGCTCCCGTTCGTCACCGACGACGACTACGAGGCCTGCGTGGACACCCTCGAAGCGGTCGTGGACGCGCTCCCGTCCTATCGCGGCGTCCTCTACGGCCAGTTCATGCTCACGAGCGACGGCCCGAAGGTCGTGGAGTTCAACGCGCGCTTCGGCGACCCCGAGGCGCTGAACACGCTCCCGACGATGGAGACCCCGCTGCTGGACGTGCTCACGGCCGCCCGCGACGACGACCCGCTCCCGGACCCCGAGTTCGCGGACGTCGCGACCGTCTGCAAGTACGTCGTCCCCGAGGGCTACCCGACGGACCCCGAGGGCGGCACGCGCGTCACTATCGACGCCGCGGACCTCGACGACGCGAAGCTGTTCTACGCGAGCGTCGACGCCCGCGAGGACGGCATCTACACCACGACCTCGCGGTCGTACGCGGTCGTCGGGTTCGGCTCCTCGATTCCCGACGCCGAAGCGGAGGCCACCGAGGCGCTCGGCGACCTCCCCGAGGGCCTGCGCGTGCGCCGCGACATCGGCACGAAGCAGCTCCTGCAGGCGCGCATCGACCACATGAAGCAGGTCCGCGATTCGTAGCTATCGAAATCTGCGCCGCAGGAACGAGACGGCACCGCGCAGGTAGTCCGTTCCGAAGACGGCGAGCAGCAGGCCGCCCACGGTGTTGAACACGAGGTCGGTGACGATGTCGTCGACGCCCCGTACGGCGAGCGGCGCCTCGACGCCGACGGCGCGGGCGAGCTCGCCGGACCCGAACTCCAGGAACTCCCAGAAGACGCCCGCCGCGAGCACGAACACGACGATGAACAGCCCGCGGAACGGCCCGTCGACGTCGATGTCCTCGGAGTGCTCCTCGAACGTCCGCAGGGCGACGTAACCGATGCCCGCGACGACCACCGCCGAGACCGTGTGCGTGACGCTGTCGTACCAGCCGAACCAGTCGTACGGGCCGAGCGACCCGACGGTGTGCAGGAAGATGGACAGCGTGATCCAGAGCGCGAGCGCCGGGTCCATGGAGTAGCCGTACTCGCGGCGCACGGCTGCGGGCAGCAGCGTCACCGCGAGGCCGACCGCGACCCCGAGCGCCAGCCCGAGCTGGAAGACCACGAGCGTGTAGACGAGCAGCGCGACCAGCACCGCCTGCATCGCGCGCACCGCGAGGCGCTTGCGGTTCTCGGGGAGGTCGAGGTCGGTCACGTCTCGTTCACCGTCGGTTCCTCGTGGGTGCCGTCGGCGTCCGCTCGCTTGAAGTACAGTTCGAACGCGCCGCCGACCGCGAACGCGACGAGCGTGACGTAGGCGAAGTCCCACTGGAGGTCCGCCTGACTCACGATGTAGCTCGTGCCGAGCCACTGGTCGGCGTAGTACTGCAGGATGGTCCACAGGCCCTGGAGGGCCATCGTCGTCAGTACGGCGAACGCGATGGAGAACCGTCGGCTCATCTCCACGTCCGTGTACGCGTCCAGTTCCGCGACTGTGACCAGCGCGACGGCGACGACGGCGACGTACGCGGTGAGATCTTGGTGGAGGCCGAGCGCCTGTCCGACTAACGCGGTCGCGCCGACAGCGAGCACCGGCCACGGGACGAGCAGCCGCCAGTCCCGGAGCGCGAGCGCGGGTAGCGCGGCGACGGCGACGAACCCGGCTGCGAGGACGAACCAGACGTAGCGACCGGTGACGAGGCTCCGGACCGCGGTGAGCGCGACTACGCTGAGCAGCACCCACCCCGCGACGGCGTTCGTTCGCTCGCTGGCTTCGCGAAGTACCGACACATCTCCGCTTGGACGCAATCGGGTAAAACTATGGTGTGAGTACCCGGCAGAACAGCCTCCTTACTCGCGGTAAGCCGCGGTTTCAGTCGAGTCGAGCCGGCGAGTCAGTCCTGCCAGCGGCGCGCGAGGTACCCCACGGCCGAGGCCGCGACGGCGGCGGCCGCAAGCCTGACGAAGCGACCGTTCGAGTCGTCGTCGCTCGGCGACTCGGTCCGCGTGCGGCGGCCGGACGTGTCGTCGACTGTCGTCGCGTCACCTCCCCCGGAGCCGGTGCCGTTCGGTCCGAGCCGCCGCACGAGGTACGCGGCACCGAGTAGGACCGCGGCAGCGAGCAGGCGACCCCACGGCCCGCCGCTCGGTCCGCGACCCGGATGAGCGGTCGTGGAGGGGTCGTCCGGCAGCGTTCTCTGCGACGGCCGCGACCCCGTGGGGAGAACGTCCATATCGACGGGAGGACCTCCGCTCGCATTGTTATTGTGTGCGCTTCGCCGGACAAAGTGTACGTTACGGGACGGCTCGAGCGCGGAGCGGAACACCGCTTGGACGGCTTGACTGTGCAGGGTGACCGCGTATTCCGGCCGGCGGTGTAGGTAGCTCAATGGCAGCTCCCGAACTGCGCGCGACGAGCGACGAGCGCGAGGCGAGTACGGGCGTCCGCGACGTCCTGCAGTGGGCGAAGAACGGCGCCGTCGGCGGCGGGATAGCGACGCTCGTGATGTCGGCGTACCGGCTGCCGGTCGCGGACTCGCTGCCGCCGACCGCGGAGTTCTGGGCGGAGTACGTCTCCGGCGGCGAGCCCGATGACCACCCCGTCGCGGCGCTGTTGCTCCACCTCGTCTACGGCGCGGGCGGCGGTGCGGCGTTCGCCGTGCTGTTCGAGCGATTCCGCGACGACGCCGGGTCAGACAGCAAACTGGAAGCGGGCGGCGTCGTTCTCGGGGCGCTGTACGGACTCGTGCTCTCCGCGGTCGGCGAGCGCGTGATGCTCGGGTGGCTGCTCGACACGGACCTCGACGCCACCGAGTCGCTGGTGTTCCACGTCAGCCACCTCGTCTACGGGCTCTCACTGGGGTCGTGGCTGGCCGCCGAGGCGACGCCCGACGGCGCGGGTGGCGACTGAGTCACTCGGCGATCTTCTCGACGATCTCGTCGGCCTGCTCGCGCGCTTTCTCCTCGCCGACGTGCTTGTCGACGAGCACGGACTGGACTTCCCAGTCGCCGTCCTCGCGTTCCCCCATCCGCACCTCGCTGCCCTCGGAGACGGAGTCGGAGACCTCGTCCGCCCAGTCGGGCGTCCGAATCGTCTCGAACTGGTCCGGGTCGCGGTACCGCACGTGGACGTAGTCGTCCTCGGTCTCGACGGACTCGGGTTCCGGAGTGTTCGGCATGTGGTATCGTTCGACGACCGAGCGGAAAAGTCGACGGGC
Proteins encoded in this region:
- a CDS encoding HalOD1 output domain-containing protein, whose product is MCASTSPGSGEPHDLLLDIIDTLDARGLDPRSFQLHDFVDVDALERLIASSEGDVEVRFTVEGFDLAVTSNGVRVLDED
- a CDS encoding HalOD1 output domain-containing protein, with amino-acid sequence MEYEISADESVSVAVVRAVSAVRGMKPDTLPALGNVLDTDALDVMFGPQNDGTPRTGGRVSFVYGDCRVAVEHGEYLSLEPLDAAVGRERNPERSEDGHT
- a CDS encoding TrmB family transcriptional regulator, which gives rise to MSKTENSEEAIELLQQLGLKEYEARCFVGLTRLNTGTAKKLSDTTEVPRTRVYDAIRVLEAQGLVEVQHSSPQRFRAVPLSEAMETLRDQYEDRVERLEDTLETMDIVEEDESEPSQQVWALSGRDSVENRSNDLIAEATDEVVLVLGDEKLLTDDLVAVLNELDPSIELLVGALTEPLEDRIRDEIPNATTFRSGLEWLHGENAAEGDTAIGRLLLVDRSTILLSSIMPESKDEQAIFGKGFGNGLVVIARRLMAQGLLLEHDPGR
- a CDS encoding helix-turn-helix domain-containing protein translates to MSENTTEDHRSVAIEQLERFGLSTYAARTFVALSSLGTGTARDVSQVAEVPRTRVYDAVEELHEQGLVDVQESSPKEFWAISAETTSRSLENDYRHHADQLRTALSELEPERRHTEQRGVWTVDGHSSVSDRVLEFLADAEDEIVYMTVEELLTDDIVDALSDACDRGVDIKLGGVSPEVQERIQEDIPNATMFESLWVWSDTPAGRLMLVDRQQTLASALVDDETADPRSETAIWGAGENNSLVAVLNAIFAWRLDDLA
- a CDS encoding ArsR family transcriptional regulator; translation: MTDDSLDTCLELVADVRRRRVIRELRRESDTETTVDELVERLRREEAFTRRGAGREDVVRQLYHHCLPKLDDHGVVDFDPDRQRVRYRVDDTVEAVLDSLPEEAATANN
- a CDS encoding YegP family protein encodes the protein MPREYDSERTASREDAAAVLDGVADGLRAGLIRLGDGADAITVDAPEELELEVELEEEDGELGLELELEWPAPDGEGAPIETADDLPEDERDGEVEEPELPVSVGAADGSGTLARFEDVAGEWRWRLRHRNGNVIATGGEGYTRKYNARKGLRSVVANAPGADVVDESLD
- a CDS encoding thioredoxin domain-containing protein, whose product is MSDPTARNRLDEAASPYLRQHADNPVNWQPWDEQAFEAARERDVPIFLSVGYSACHWCHVMEEESFSDPEVAEVLNEHFVPIKVDREERPDVDSLYMTVCQAVRGGGGWPLSAFLTPEKKPFYVGTYFPKHAKRNQPGFLPLTKRVTEEWQENREELEDRADQWMSTARGELESVPDPIEGGDDSPLLDAADALVRAADRDHGGFGRAPKFPQASRVNALLRAHHRREAADTRYGGAARNALDAMADGGLFDHLGGGFHRYCTDADWTVPHFEKMLYDQAALAALYVDGYRLFGDQRYADVVEETLEFVDRELGHPEGGFYATLDARSPSPGEPDGEHEEGAFYVWTPEEVADAVSEYATEAPADAPDDALADLFCARYGVDAAGNFEDGQTVLTVSATPSDLAGEFDRSEDEIADLLAAAEQRLRVAREDRPRPARDEKVLAGWNGLMAEAYAEAGLALGEQYAERAADAVEYVRETLWDGERLSRRVIGGDVAGVGYAEDYAYLAAGALATYEATGDRAHLGFALDLADALLAECYDAETGVLYQTPESVEDVDVRSQDVADGPTPSPVGVAAETLLALDAFDPEAGYGDAAAAMLDRYGGRVENTPTSHATLALAADTRVHGLLEVTAAAERLPDSWRATVGGAYLPHRLLSVRPRTESELDEWLADLAIADAPPIWAARDAEDGPAAYVCRRACSPPVTTTDDIEEWLAEFRVATGAEEEKR
- the purD gene encoding phosphoribosylamine--glycine ligase encodes the protein MTERVLLVGGGGREHAIADALAGECELYAAAGNRNPGVAELADEFRELDTESPQAVVAYAEDVDATLAVVGPEGPLAAGVVDALDDEDVYAFGPKQADARIETDKTFQREFMADHDIPGQADFETFDDPDAAADYVESVDGDVAVKPAGLTGGKGVRVTGDQVSKAEAADYVRSSEHDEWVVEERLVGEEVTVQAFVANGDVRPTPVAHDHGRALEGDEGANTGGMGSYTGPDWTLPFVTDDDYEACVDTLEAVVDALPSYRGVLYGQFMLTSDGPKVVEFNARFGDPEALNTLPTMETPLLDVLTAARDDDPLPDPEFADVATVCKYVVPEGYPTDPEGGTRVTIDAADLDDAKLFYASVDAREDGIYTTTSRSYAVVGFGSSIPDAEAEATEALGDLPEGLRVRRDIGTKQLLQARIDHMKQVRDS